The Yamadazyma tenuis chromosome 2, complete sequence sequence ACAGAAGACCAGAATTCAATAGCCATACACGCCACTCTTTCATTTGGACTTCTCATTCCTGATACCGTCAACCCATAGAGAGCCTTTTCCATGTACACTTGCATGTATCTGTAGTATAACGACatgattttggccaaacaTCCAAAAGCCGCTTCTTGTAAGTCACTGCTATCAGCTTGGGTGGCTTCACACACCACTTGCATGATATAGTTTCTTTCTCCTTCCTTATCAAAGTTATATTTGATGAATTCCAACGAGTTAACCAAAGCGTTCAAAGCAGTCAATCTGACATCAAGATTCTTCTCTTCAGCCTGGGCTCCCTGCACAATGGCGATCAAGATCCCATTGGCTTGGGCCAACACGTTGGCATCATTTGGATTCAAGGTTTCACAAATATACCCAATGGTTAACAAGGCAACTTTCTTAACATGGGTTTCCTGTTCGatcttggtgttttcaatgataaAGGGAATCAAATCTGGCCACTGATTGAGAGGCAACTCGATGTCTGCTATAGCTGCCACCAATTGAGCAGCACTTCTTCCAGCACTTTCATCCTTGGACATCAAGGCCTTTAAAGACGCTTCTTTAATATTGAATTTGGCAGCATCATCCAAAGCACGCCAACGCTCTTGCATGCTTTTCTTTGTGACTAAGTCCTTGGCGGTAAACTCGTTTTTTAAAGCAAGACCCGCCAACATTCTGACCTGGGTTTGAGCTTCCTCGTTTGCTAAAGCATTAACCAACAAGCTAACGTAGTCCACAAAATGGTTGGTGGCAGCATCACGTAACTGGGCCTCCGCATTAGTTCTGAGGGCCGGATCTTGGCTTAAAATAGCGTTTTCTAACACTTGTAAGATGTCCATAACGTGAATGTCAATAATTGGCCGTCGAGCTGATGGATGGTATGGGGGAAATTAATTTCAAAAGGGGAGACTTGAACTGGAAGCAATATCGGTTCCAATGACTCAATCAGAAGCAAAAAGTAATATATATACTATCTCGGTTCAAGAATACACCTGATTAACGACTCTATCGATCGTTTCAAACAGATTAGACGTCAGTTGTAGGGAAACTCTGGAAACAAAATTTTAACGTAAATCAGCGACAAATCAAAAGTCGTGTGCGCGCGCCGCCATAACAAACGGTTTACAATTAGAGTGGTACAAACGTATAATTCCTAAATAGAGCTAACAAAGATTCTATGGTTTAGACACCATAGAGTGTAAGTCAGTAAGGGTTTCTTCCTTTCTGATACTCGAGTGACTTATATTTCCATTCTGTCCGTTCTGGGTAATTGTCTCATCTCCTTCGACAGTCTCGTCTGCGACTCCGTTGGTAGTACTTTGAGCCACCACCGACGCTTCATGAGCTTGTTCTCTTTCCAAAGCTATTTTCTTCATGGCTCTTTCTCTGGCTTTCAACTCAGCCgccttcttctccaataatGCCGCTCTGCTGGCTAATTCTTTGGCACTGGCCATCTCCATCTCTTCTAACTTTTGTTGTCTTTCCAAGATTCTCTCGTGTCTGATCACATAAGGTACAGTTTCACTTATTTGTCTCAATTGATTACGTTGAGGAGCAATGGATAATCTCTTGAACGCAGGATTGGTTgtattcaagttgtttctgGATTGGTCCAAGGAAATAGTAGAAGCTGACGATGTGAAGGAGGCATTATCTTTACTCTTCACGGATGGATCCGCATCGTCAAGAAGCATTGACTTGGGTTTTTTAGACGACGACGACGTTATCGAGCTTGAATCATCATTGATAGTAGAACCAGTGGTACTATGGAGGTCAAGAATATGACCGTTGGAAGCACCAGCAGACGATAATTGTGCCAAATTTGACATAGAAGGAATTGTGGtattcaagttcacctGGTGATCAGTGCTGTCATGGAACTCAGTATCATCATAATCAACATCTTGTCCTCCCCTACCCGTGACCCTTGTCAACCGTTCAGTTCTGTAACTTTCGTACAAAAAGTCGTGAGTCaagtctttcaagtcttgTAAGTGGGATCCCAACAACACTGACTTTAAAATCGAAAAGTCACTGTACTTGGGATTGCTTATATCGACAAGCCCCCAGGGGTATTGCCTAGCCTTGATAGTCTGAGTTTGCCCCGTCTTGGTATCTTTGACCTCAAATTCGTCTTCGGATCCTATTATAGCAAATGGTTGGATCTTGGCCAAATACTTACACTCCTGAATCAATTCataatcttcttcctcatcatATTCGTCTATGAGATTATCGAATTGGAAGATTGGTACGTTGAATCGCTCGATATCGACTTTTACTtgttttttgaaaaatttcaacTCGTCTTCAGTAAACGAATCAGCCTTGGAAATAACAGGAATAATGTTGACATACTTTGACAACCGCTTCATACAACTTATgtccaactctttcaagCCATGGCCGTTGGGCGTGATGAAGTACAACATCACATGGATACGAGTGTCCACAAACCGGGGGTTTCTTCTAATTTTGGTTTCCTCCGCCAACATCAAGTCAAACTGTTGCTTCAAGTAATTTTCAATTTCGGCAAAGCACACTTCATTGTTAAAGTTATCACCGTATCCAGGAGTGTCAACTATCGTCAATTGTAATTTGGTGTTTGCCTCATCCACAATTTCCACCTTGGTTTCGGTCAACGCGATACCTGGCTCTTCGTTGGCAGTTGAAGGGTTGAAATCATTTCTTTGCAAGATAGACGTGTTGGGCAAAGCGACATTTTTGGCCGACGTGAACGAAATGGTTTTGGAGTCGACGACACTGGCGTGATCGCCTTCAAACCGGTGGGCCAAAACCTTTTGGCTCAATAAACTGTTGACAAAGGTGGTCTTTCCAGTGCCCAGTTCTCCCACTACCATAAAGGAGAATTTGACTCCCTTTCGGGCATCTTTCCTGTAATTGATCATAGGGGAGCTAGCCACCATGGATGGCGACTCAAAGTTGTACAGATCATCCATTTTAGTTGATGTGCAGTTAATTGTTTTTGAGGAGACTTGGTGaaattgaatttgttgatgaatcGCTATTTATCGAGCTAGATGGTGAGAAACTGTGCAGGAATACACGCCTAAATTATAGTGCCGTTACAGCGTGTAATGTTTGAATTGAGGAAGGGAGACGAGGATTTAGAGGTGATTTGACAGTACAGATGGGTATATAGGCACCGTTACTAGTGTGCTGTCCATTTTTTTCGGTACACCGGTTTTTTTTGGGGTGGAAAactccaatttcttgtttGCATAGCACCAGAACCCCATGAAAAATGCATCATATTGTACTGCTACAAATTTATCGAGTGAGAGTATGAGTTACTCTGCTTTTTCCTAAAATCATTTCTTAGGACACTTTACACTGCTGCCAGCTACTCCAGATTTTCGCATCCTCGCAAATCTAAACCTCAATCTTTCATCACCTGATTGGATCCACTATAAAAACATGTTCCAAACATTGTCGGCCAAAGCGGccattcaacttgaccagGAATTGATGTCTACAGGGGCATTCTCCATCGACCaattgatggaattggCAGGTCTTGCAGTGGCCCAAGCAGTATATAAAGAGTATCCTCCAGTGACCATCAACGATAAAGTACTTATACTTGTAGGTCCAGGAAACAACGGAGGCGATGGACTTGTAGCAGCCAGACACCTCAAGCTCTGGAATGGCTACGAGCCGGTGGTATTTTATCCCAAGAAGACTGCCAAACCATTGTataccaacttgatgaCCCAGTTGAAACACCTCGGAGTGAGTGAAGTTACTGAATTGACAGAAGTCAAGAACCTATTGAGCTCAGGACAAGTCAAGTTGATTATCGATTCACTCTTTGGATTTTCTTTCAAGCCTCCGATCCGGGCCCCCTTTGATGACTTGATAAAGTATTTGTGTGTTAATCATGATAAAATCGCACCCATAGCGTCAGTAGATATCCCTTCTGGGTGGGACGTCAGCGACGGGCCTGTGGGCAAAGACATGGATATAAAACCTTCGATGTTGATCAGCTTGACTGCCCCCAAGCCGTGTGCAGTAATCGCCCATACCCAAGGAGTTACACACTACTTAGGAGGAAGGTTCATCAACGGCCAGATTGCTGCGAAATATCACATCGAGGAGTTGATTGCGAAATACAAGGGCAACGACATGGTTGTGAAGTTATAGTTAGGAATTGTGTATGCTTGTTTATATTACATGTATTTACATAGGGAGCCGGTTGTTATCACCGATATTTTACATGAGCACCTGGGGTAGCAGTAATTATAACCCCAGAACCTTTCTGCCTCGTTCTTGTTTCAAAAACAAAGCGATAGTGCTCTTCATTCTTTCCTCCTTTGAAGCAGGTGATCCTGGAGGCGTCACCGGAAGACTAACAGCTCTCGACTGAGACTGTTTGGGAGGAGGTGTAGGTGGGAGAAGCTTGGGAGAGCCCTGGGGTGTGAATTGACCAGTTGTGGGGGTGATGGGGGTTTGGGGTGGTATAACTTTATTGGCATCCAGAGACTGAACAGAACCAACCACAGGAGCCAAGGTTGACAGGTATGGGTTGGATGTAATTTTTGGTTGTGGAGTAATGGCGTACCTGGAATAGTTGTAAGTGGAAGGAGAGTCCAAGCAGTAGCTATAAGGTCTTTGTCTGACGATATTCTTGATGTCCGACTTGGCTATCTGGACAGTATTGGTCGACACACAGGTAGAAACACTAACATTGGACGTAGACATCATACTTACAGGTCTCTGGTATACCTGGTGTTTAGGTCTCATGAGATCCAAGTTCATGCTCACCGGTCTCCGAAAAGGCAGAGGAAATACTCCAGTAGAACCCGAGCTGGAATCAGCCTTCAGCCACGCAGATTTAATATTGTTGTCATCAAAGCTgactttgtttctggaCTTCTTGATGTCGAGTGAAATAATTGGGGGGTTTTCAGGACTTGGCAGCTGCTGAGGAATTGACGGAAGttttttcgcagccacaGGCACAACTGGAACATCGTCAAACAAGCTGTCGATGATACTATACACATCTTCGTCGAACGGGAGTCCGACATCGGGCTCTTCAATGTAGTTGGTGACGAGTCCAGAGATTTTGGAGTCTTGGGAGTAGATGCTGCTCGAGTCGTCGCCAGCCTCTTCAAGGTCGTCGGAGCTAGAGTCATTTCCATAAGCCTGAACAAGGTCTAAAATCGATTCTGCCGTCTCTATATCGTCTGTGGTATAtgtggtgatgttggaaGTTCCCGATTTGTTTGTAGAAAACAAGCTGTCGATGTCATCGTCGTTGTCTACTATATACTTTCTCAAAGGTTGGTTGCTGAAAGGTCTGTGTGGAGGCACAATATACATAGTTTGAGGGCGTGGAGGCGTACTTTGGAACTCCACCAACGGCTCTGAAAGCTGTTCATCTAGCTGCGGCATGGAAAACCGGTTGAAGCTGGTGACACATCGGGATGGTATTATTGGCAAGTCCTTATCTAGAGACTCTGAACTCAACAACGGCATACTGAGGACTCTTTTTTGATTGGGGTCTCGGGTAACAAACCGTTTGAATTTGccgttcttcttgaagatgggaAGGCCGGGAATGTCTTCAAGCTGGTATTTAAAATCGGCTTTATGGGAGTATCCCACATGGGAGAGATCTAGGGAATCTAACGATGCGGGTATAGGGCTGGGAGCATCGCACGACGATAGCCTCTGTTTGTAGCTCATTGGGAGGGAAAACAGTGGGATTTTGAACCTGGGGTGTACAAGTAGTAAAATCCAACAAAGAGGAACCGGTAGCAATTTATGGGAAGATCCTTTCTTCGCTTCATGATCCTGGCTAAGGGATGAAGCTGGCTGGCTTTTGGTTGCGAAAATAGAAAGTGCGGCTCATATTCTCGAAAGGGGCACAGGAGCTGCGGTTGTAACCAGGCGTCTTCACTCCTGGCGGGTAATGTGATTGGTCGAGGGTGGCATTTATAGAGCGGGTTCAGTGAGTAAAATTAGCACCAGGCACGGAGGTGCAGAGGTATGAAATTTGGGTGGTACGAGATTATGGAGATATGAGGGAGagagttgaacaagctgAGAGTAAGGATTGTGAGGGCTGAACAGAGCCgccaccaaagaagttggatgGGTGCGAGGAGCAAATAATGGGTGGATGTGGGGATCAAATCTTGGTGTAATGTTGGTAATGTTGGTAATGTTGCTGTAATCTTGGTGGATGCATAAGATGCATGGCCGATGTAAAAATAGTCCTTCTTTCTCATAACCCTCGATCAGCCCTGGTAGCGACACTCACGGTAGACACACGATGGCATCAGAAAAACTTCGGCTTGGGGTTTGCCTAAATAGGCAGGCATATTGGCTAATTACAAATGAGCCTTTCCTAAATAGGAATGTTTACAAAAGCTTCTCCTGAGGTCTCAATTATATATCATCAATTCTTTCCTTCAACCAAATTAATTCCCATCCACCATGTCCATAAAGCTAGAAAAATCATCTCTTGATGACGAGAGAGACGTGGGAGTCTTTGAAAAACCGGCTATCGTGTCATCCAAACCTCATTTGACATACCTCTCGGTAGCATTTTTATTGtcagtggtggtgttcaTTCAAAGTCTTTTCCTTTTTGACGACCACCACGTCAGCCCCCAATTTACACTTCGCATCAAGGAGGATAACAGCCAAGCAGTGGAAATCATGAGCAGTATCCGGCTGAgtttgaaggtggtgacATTTTTGGCTGAAGACTTTAGCTTTAGTAACTATACGGGCATTAACGACATTGACACGTTTGACGAGGGCAACGTTTTCCATTTCTTCTACGATGGGTACAAAAAGGACAACAACCACACGAGGCCGTTTGTGCCGTTCAACGGGTTGGACATCATGGGGTGCTTGGTGAAGGATTTCGGAGTGGAGTTGTCGCTCATCTCCAAGTCACAAAACCCCCAAAAGCTCATCGACCTGTTTTCGCTCACGTATTCCCACACCATCATGAACTTGGACGAAATGTACCACGAAGCGAAAAAGACCAGCAAAGACGGGCATATGAGTGATACCAAATTAAAGGTGGCCCACGATGCGTACAAGTTTGAGCGATTTGGAAAAACCATGAGAAAGGTCCCCATGGCTTCATTGATGAGCTCGTTTGTGTCGTGTGTGTCATTGCTCTTTGTACTCCACTGGGCTTGTTTCAGAAACGTATCGGCACGAATGGTGggagtggtgatggtgttACAGGTGCCACTGATGGTGGTGCAGTTTGGAGCATGGGGTGCTCAGCTCAGATTCTACTACAAGGTGTGTAAATTATTGCAGAAATTCACGGTGGCAGACCTTAGGGCTGATTCGGGGTACGTGGGGCTTGTCATGTCGGTGATtatggtggtgatggggCAGGTTGTGTTGGCATACATTTTATACAAGAAGCGAGGTGAGAAGCATTAGGAACTAGATATACGCATACTAATTTGACTCTGTACTTTGGTACCTCTTTTGGAACTCTTTTGTACTCTTTTGGTACTCTTTAGTAATCTACATCATACACTATTTGGTACACTCTTTCGTACATTTTTCCGTGCTCTACTTGCATCTACTTCCATTTCCCCTACTTTCCGTATACCTTTTCAAACGACTGCTCAAAGTCCGCCACCAAGTCATCAATGTGCTCAGTTCCAATAGACAACCGGATCAACCCCTTCGTCACTCCCGTGTCCTGCTTCTCCTTCTCACTCAACTGCTGGTGAGTAGTGAAATATGGTgcaatcaccaaagactTGGAGTCTCCCacattggccaagttaCTGAAAATCTCAAGATTATCCACCACCTGCACTGCTGCTTCCTTGAAATCGTTGTCGACCGGCTTGTCAAAGCTCTTCACCTCAATCGAAAGACACGCTCCGTAAACCCCTttattggccaagtacttTTGCACTAGTTCATGGCTCGAGTGCGACGTCAATCCCAAATATGACACCTTGGTGACGTAGGGGGATTTTTCAAACCACTgggccaacttcaaggcaTTGGAACTTTCTCTCTCGACTCTCAACGACAATGTCTCCAATCCttgcaacaacaaaaacGCTCCAAATGGGTTAAGAGAAGGACCCACGTCCCGCAATCCTTCAGTTCTAACGTACACAGCAAATGCGTCGGACCCCACCGCGTCGTTGTACACCATGCCGTGGTAGCCCTCGGATGGCTGACTGAACTGGTGGAACCGTTCGGGGTGGTCCTTCCAAGGGAATTTTCCCgagtccaccaccacccccGCAATGGTGGTACCACTACCGGAGATCCATTTGGTGGCAGAGTGCACCACGATATCGGCCCCGTGGTCAATGGGCCGAATCACGTACCCGCCGGCACCAAAGGTGTtgtccaccaccaagggAATACCGTAACGGTGGGCCAATTGGGacaatttttcaaagtcggCTACGTCGTAGCTGGGGTTACCAATGGACTCCACATAGATCAATTTGGTCTTCAGGTCAATTTTCTTCTCATAATCGTCGACATTGGTACCTTGGACGAAGCGGGCCTCGATTCCGTACCGTTTAAAGTAAACTTTGAACTGGTTGTAGGTACCGCCATAAAGGTGCGAGCTGGTGATAAAGTTATCACCTGCGAAGCAGAGGGACGAAATGGTCAAATATTGGGCGGCCTGACCCGAGGCGGTGGCGACCGCCAGGCTGCCGTTCTCCAAGGCAGCGATTCTTCTCTCAAATGAGGCATTGGTAGGATTACCGATACGGGAGTAAATGTACCCCGGATCCTTGAGGCCAAAAAGGTCAGCTCCATGCTCGGAGTTTTTGAATACAAATGAGCTGGTGGCATAGATGGGCTgggctctggctctggtgGAGTCGATTTCGAGTCCGGCGTGGACTTGTTTGGTTTCGAATTTCATTGGTGGCGGGTGGAAAGGGGAAATGGGTTGGTTTTATAGGATCTCCGAACTGTGGATGCATTCGTAATTAGGTTGGGGCGCGCACGTTAAGTGGGGTTGAGCTGGCACTAGACATGGGCTGGACGTGGACGAGAACTGGCGTAGGCTAGGGGTGGGCTAGTATGTGGGCTAGGACGTGGACTAGGACGTGGGCTGGGAGTGGGTTAGGATGTGGACTGGAGGTGGAAAGTTTCCTGGTTTCTGGGTTCCGGTCGGTTTCTAGCTACCGCAGTCCAAGCTATAGCCGTTCGCACCTCAGCCACAGCAGTGtttctgacccatacacccataGTCGACTTACGGCCGCGATCCACTGCGGTAGCGACTAAAACCAGCCATCTCCATTTCGCGCAGCCAATGCTGCAATGTCTAGGAACTACAACAAAGGGCGTCAGGTGTAAAATACCGGCTCCACACGGCTACTGCCACTACCACAAGCACCAGATCAGCCCCGGCAAGCAATACCCCGAACCTTCTCCCGGATTTATCTACATCTacaccttgaacaagttcttcaacaaacgCGAAAACAACTGGTTTAAGGTCCGGAACCTTCCCAACACTCCACCCAAACACAAAGACAAATGGATTCTGTACGAGCTCCGCAAGTCACCGTACgtgtttttgaaagtgGGAATGACCACTCAGAGCGTCAAGAAACGTATCAAACAATGGGAGGATAAATGCCACCATGATATTATGCTCATCAATCCGCACACCGATAAAGTCGTCTACACAAATAAACTATCGCATTTGTTTAAGAGGTTGGCGGTAAAGGACAAACAGAAGACGTACTCGAGTCTAACGGATGAAGGAGCTTTCTACTGCTCGGGGAACTTGGCCCAAGCTGAAGGtgaaatccacaaacgTCTATGGCTGAAATACGGAAAAGGAAGTGTATCGTGCAAAGGATGTTCTGACAATTCTACTAGAACCAACGAGCTCTTTGTCAACGGATTCAACATTCACGTGGAATGGTTTCTCATTCCCAAGAAGGAAATATCGGTGGTGTACGATACAGTTGACGGAATATGCACAACGTATTCGCAACCATGACACCAGACAAATTTATATTAAAACAACATATACATTTTACTTTTAAAAGAACTAAGTGTTCATATAAGTGGAAGGATCCACCCCTTCTTCTGGGAACTCGGTCACCTTGACATCGAATCTAGATTgaatcttttccaaaacttcttcgtcttcaggCGTGGACACAAAGGAGATGGCTAAACCCTTGGTACCAAATCTACCGGCTCTACCAACTCTGTGCAAGTATTGGTCAGCTTCGTTTGGCAAATCATAGTtgatggccaagttgattctttcaatatcaatacCTCTACCAAACACATCAGTAGACACACAGATTCTCTTGTTGAATTCCTTGAAAGATTTATATCTGGCAATTCTCTCTTCCTGCTTCAAACCAGAGTGCACAGCAATAGAAGGAAAGTTACAAGCACACAACAACTTATCCAACTCATTGGCTCTTTGGGTCGACTTGACAAAGATAATCACCTGGTTAAACTCCAATGAATCCAACAAGTCACTCAACTTTCTgttcttttccttttcatcCAATTTGAGGTAATATTGTTGTAAACCATGCAACGTCAATTTGGCCTCATCATCCACATAAATTTCCAATGGATTTTGCATGAACTTCTTACAGATTGGTCTAATTTCTTGAGACAAGGTGGCAGAGAACATCATCACTTGCTTTTGATGAGGAGTGGCTCTGAAGATATCTTGAACATCTCTTCTCATATCCACCAGATCTAACACTTTATCACATTCATCGATAacaaaagacttgatgTTGTTTAATCTCAAGGCCTTATCGTTAACCAAAGCATGTAATCTACCGGGGGTGGCCACCACAATATGAGGGCAGGTTTCCttgtccttcaacttggcaaCATCCTTGTTAATTGGGGTTCCACCGTAGAACACTTCGGTTCTGACATCTGGCATATACTTGGAGAATCTGGCATACTCGTTACGGATTTGGTAGGCCAATTCTCTTGTGTGACACACAACCAAGGTGGAAACTTCACCAGGAACTGGGTCTAATTGTTGTAAAGTAGACAACACAAAAACAGCGGTCTTACCCAAACCAGACTTGGCTTGACACAACACGTCAGTACCCAAGATGGATTGTGGAATACAGACTTGCTGGACTTTAGAAAATGTTAGTTAGGATGC is a genomic window containing:
- the SEP7 gene encoding septin (EggNog:ENOG503NUW2; COG:D,U,Z) codes for the protein MDDSYNFESPSMVASSPMINYRKDARKGVKFSFMVVGESGTGKTTFVNSLLSQKVLAHRFEGDHASVVDSKTISFTSAKNVALPNTSILQRNDFNPSTANEEPGIALTETKVEIVDEANTKLQLTIVDTPGYGDNFNNEVCFAEIENYLKQQFDLMLAEETKIRRNPRFVDTRIHVMLYFITPNGHGLKELDISCMKRLSKYVNIIPVISKADSFTEDELKFFKKQVKVDIERFNVPIFQFDNLIDEYDEEEDYELIQECKYLAKIQPFAIIGSEDEFEVKDTKTGQTQTIKARQYPWGLVDISNPKYSDFSILKSVLLGSHLQDLKDLTHDFLYESYRTERLTRVTGRGGQDVDYDDTEFHDSTDHQVNLNTTIPSMSNLAQLSSAGASNGHILDLHSTTGSTINDDSSSITSSSSKKPKSMLLDDADPSVKSKDNASFTSSASTISLDQSRNNLNTTNPAFKRLSIAPQRNQLRQISETVPYVIRHERILERQQKLEEMEMASAKELASRAALLEKKAAELKARERAMKKIALEREQAHEASVVAQSTTNGVADETVEGDETITQNGQNGNISHSSIRKEETLTDLHSMVSKP
- a CDS encoding pyridoxine (pyridoxamine) 5'-phosphate oxidase (BUSCO:EOG09264GQZ; EggNog:ENOG503NXDZ; COG:G), which codes for MFQTLSAKAAIQLDQELMSTGAFSIDQLMELAGLAVAQAVYKEYPPVTINDKVLILVGPGNNGGDGLVAARHLKLWNGYEPVVFYPKKTAKPLYTNLMTQLKHLGVSEVTELTEVKNLLSSGQVKLIIDSLFGFSFKPPIRAPFDDLIKYLCVNHDKIAPIASVDIPSGWDVSDGPVGKDMDIKPSMLISLTAPKPCAVIAHTQGVTHYLGGRFINGQIAAKYHIEELIAKYKGNDMVVKL
- the MET15 gene encoding Homocysteine/cysteine synthase (COG:E; EggNog:ENOG503NVTU) — translated: MKFETKQVHAGLEIDSTRARAQPIYATSSFVFKNSEHGADLFGLKDPGYIYSRIGNPTNASFERRIAALENGSSAVATASGQAAQYLTISSLCFAGDNFITSSHLYGGTYNQFKVYFKRYGIEARFVQGTNVDDYEKKIDSKTKLIYVESIGNPSYDVADFEKLSQLAHRYGIPLVVDNTFGAGGYVIRPIDHGADIVVHSATKWISGSGTTIAGVVVDSGKFPWKDHPERFHQFSQPSEGYHGMVYNDAVGSDAFAVYVRTEGLRDVGPSLNPFGAFLLLQGLETLSLRVERESSNALKLAQWFEKSPYVTKVSYLGLTSHSSHELVQKYLANKGVYGACLSIEVKSFDKPVDNDFKEAAVQVVDNLEIFSNLANVGDSKSLVIAPYFTTHQQLSEKEKQDTGVTKGLIRLSIGTEHIDDLVADFEQSFEKVYGK
- a CDS encoding uncharacterized protein (COG:S; EggNog:ENOG503P802) — encoded protein: MSRNYNKGRQISPGKQYPEPSPGFIYIYTLNKFFNKRENNWFKVRNLPNTPPKHKDKWISYELRKSPYVFLKVGMTTQSVKKRIKQWEDKCHHDIMLINPHTDKVVYTNKLSHLFKRLAVKDKQKTYSSLTDEGAFYCSGNLAQAEGEIHKRLWSKYGKGSVSCKGCSDNSTRTNELFVNGFNIHVEWFLIPKKEISVVYDTVDGICTTYSQP
- the SUB2 gene encoding Suppressor of the cold-sensitive snRNP biogenesis mutant brr1-1 (COG:A; BUSCO:EOG09262E4Q; EggNog:ENOG503NU8C), whose amino-acid sequence is MSAEGQEELLDYSDSEEIAVTQPTTTATDGNEKEADKKGSYVGIHATGFRDFLLKPELLRAIGDCGFEHPSEVQQVCIPQSILGTDVLCQAKSGLGKTAVFVLSTLQQLDPVPGEVSTLVVCHTRELAYQIRNEYARFSKYMPDVRTEVFYGGTPINKDVAKLKDKETCPHIVVATPGRLHALVNDKALRLNNIKSFVIDECDKVLDSVDMRRDVQDIFRATPHQKQVMMFSATLSQEIRPICKKFMQNPLEIYVDDEAKLTLHGLQQYYLKLDEKEKNRKLSDLLDSLEFNQVIIFVKSTQRANELDKLLCACNFPSIAVHSGLKQEERIARYKSFKEFNKRICVSTDVFGRGIDIERINLAINYDLPNEADQYLHRVGRAGRFGTKGLAISFVSTPEDEEVLEKIQSRFDVKVTEFPEEGVDPSTYMNT